Below is a genomic region from Pseudomonadota bacterium.
TGGGAACGCTCACCGACGAGCTGGCGAACCGCCTGGGATCGTGCCTGTGCCTGTCGAGCTCCGTTCGCAGCATCACGCGCACGCCAGGCCACTACCAGGTGCACCTGGAACGTGGACAGACGCTGCGCGCCGATCGCGTGGTCGTCGCGCTGCCCGCAGATCATGCGGCCCAGATACTGTGCGAGCTCGATAGCGATCTGGCCGAGCTGCTGCGCGCCGTCTCCTACGGCTCGGTGGCCATCGCCAGCTTCGGCTGGCCGCTTCCTGCCATGCCGAGGCCCTTGGACGCTTTCGGCTGGGTGGCGCCGAAGATCGAACGGCGTTCCCTGATGGCGTGTACATGGTCGAGCGTCAAGTTCGAAGGCCGCGCTCCCGAAGGTCACCTGCTGTTGCGAGCCTTTTTTGGCGGTGCACGTTGTGAGCAGCTGCTGCAGCAGCGAAGCGACCGAGAGCTCTTGGACTCCGCGCGTTCCGAGATCGCCAGCCTGACGGGGATCGCGGGCGAACCCGGCCTCGAGCGCCTCGATCGTCACGTGCGTTCCATGCCGCAATACCACGTCGGACACCTGAAGCTGGTGCGCCGCATCGAGCAGCGTGCCGCACGCCACCCCGGACTGGCGCTCGCTGGCGCCGCATTCCGGGGCGTCGGCATTCCCGACGCCGTGCGCAGCGGAGAAGCAGCAGCCGAAGCCGTGCTGGCACCGTGGGCCCTCTAACTAGTGCCCGTCCCGAAACTCCGGACCGAGCATGGCCCGAATCCGAATCCCGGAATCCGAACCCCGGAACCCGGAGCCCGATGTCGGAACCCGACATGCGCCTCGGCCGCGGCCCTTCGCCCCGGCCGCGGTCCTCTGTTATGGCGTCCGTGTCAGAACACACAGCGGTTGCGGGTGAGCCGATTGGTCACGATGGGTGCGTGCTCGAGGCCGAAGGGATCGAACAACGGCTCTGGGACGTGGATGGTCATGTGGTGGCCTTGGAGCTTCCGGTCGCCCTGGAGCAGGTGGCGAGCATTCGAGTCTGGAGTCGAGGCGTCGCGCACGACGTGAGTCCCCTCGGCCTCACCGCGGGTTACGAAGCCATGCTCGCGCAACGGGGTCGCTGACGATCTAGCGATGCCCGATTACTAGCCGGTGCTGGGAGAATCCAGCGAGGCGCACCTCCATGCCGGACGCGCCCGCCTTGTAGATGCCGTACTTGAAGTACGTGCCGTGCTCGTCGTTGTTGCCTATCGGGCCCGTCCAATCGAGCACCTGCCTGCCGTCCATCGAAAGCTCGATCCTGCCGTCGTTCAGGATGCCGCTGCCATCGGGGGCCCACTCGGACCACACGATGGTCCATTTCATGTCGATCCATTGGCCTTTGGGCAGGTCGCTTAGAAGCTGCATATAAGGGAGCGAGATCGTCTTGGTGCCCAGCGGGCTACGCTTGGGGCCGCTCGAGGGCGGGCTGAGACCTAGCCTGTCGGTCTTGTCGGTGACGCGATTGTAGTCTGCGCGAGCCAGCAGGTAGAGGTACCCCTCGCCGACCTTTAGCGACATGGGCGGGTAGCCGCCCTGATCGACCCGATACCCGTTCGGCTGGTCGGTCGTGAGGTCGTAGCCGTCCGTGCCCATGAAGTACATCCGGCTGAGCACCTCGGTCGTGAAACGCTCCAGGGTGTAGCGGTGGAGCTTGCCTTGGGGATCTACGACCGTTGTTCTGTCGGGCACTCCGTGCCACTGCGAAATAATGCCCTTGGAGCTTGCGTCGAGGGTCCCCGGCAGCCACAAACCGTACTCGTAGACCCACGCTTCACCCGTGGTCGCCATGCCGCGGCCGTAGTGGTAGAGCGACTTTGCTGCAACGTTGGCGTCGATCTGCTGTTGGGTGAGACCCGCGATATCCACGGCGGTGACGTACAGCGCAGAGAACTCGACCCGCGTCTTGCTGTCGTCGACCATCAGGAAACGGTAGCTGGGGTTGCCGTTGTACAGGTTTTTGGGGTCGCGCCAGATCTGATAGCCGGTGCCACTC
It encodes:
- the hemG gene encoding protoporphyrinogen oxidase, coding for MPGDPASSQGPGEATRVVVVGAGVSGLAAGYRVLTRAPEVDLRVLEGSTRAGGLIGTVRQRGFVVEQGPDSVLSEKPWGISLLRRLGLGDEIIGTRQGARGAYVVARGKLVRVPSGFSMVAPTHLGPLLSSQLLSVGGKLRACWDLVAPRGPQHEDESLAAFVSRRFGRQVLDRLVQPLVSGVYGADPERLSVRATLPRFVELEAEKRSVLRALRRTQDGQRATGARYGLFVSLRSGMGTLTDELANRLGSCLCLSSSVRSITRTPGHYQVHLERGQTLRADRVVVALPADHAAQILCELDSDLAELLRAVSYGSVAIASFGWPLPAMPRPLDAFGWVAPKIERRSLMACTWSSVKFEGRAPEGHLLLRAFFGGARCEQLLQQRSDRELLDSARSEIASLTGIAGEPGLERLDRHVRSMPQYHVGHLKLVRRIEQRAARHPGLALAGAAFRGVGIPDAVRSGEAAAEAVLAPWAL
- a CDS encoding polysaccharide lyase, producing the protein MTALLAIASTMAACSPGHGADPSPATRAGDPAATGAPAPGSAGFAIGSGATVGGAGVAGVGSPGGTGGALAGGGGPSGGPIGGGTAPAPGPPQAPSPCVDPAPARLTEITARSNVQTGIHTPSELIDCNMVPVGSSGTGYQIWRDPKNLYNGNPSYRFLMVDDSKTRVEFSALYVTAVDIAGLTQQQIDANVAAKSLYHYGRGMATTGEAWVYEYGLWLPGTLDASSKGIISQWHGVPDRTTVVDPQGKLHRYTLERFTTEVLSRMYFMGTDGYDLTTDQPNGYRVDQGGYPPMSLKVGEGYLYLLARADYNRVTDKTDRLGLSPPSSGPKRSPLGTKTISLPYMQLLSDLPKGQWIDMKWTIVWSEWAPDGSGILNDGRIELSMDGRQVLDWTGPIGNNDEHGTYFKYGIYKAGASGMEVRLAGFSQHRLVIGHR